In Oreochromis aureus strain Israel breed Guangdong linkage group 20, ZZ_aureus, whole genome shotgun sequence, the following are encoded in one genomic region:
- the LOC120435236 gene encoding AF4/FMR2 family member 1, whose product MSPDRLPSIGSSGTKSTAKPTPSSPGLRHPHQSSRRKRNRQQKTSFSSDTHPHPGPSSILLSDATMTPWGGLALSESSFNSIPKILTPRPSPPPPPASPVPEQIPSATPYHGRRQEEDKDSSGSSFNSQIPSPPVAVMQNSAGGAAKDLQLRRRVLPQCRLPRAPRLPPLNQVTDLSFSRSFTFSFFELPLHQSPRWRAERVKNLLLLLKQIHY is encoded by the exons ATGTCACCTGACCGCCTGCCTTCCATTGGTTCATCTGGGACTAAATCAACAG CCAAGCCAACCCCCTCCTCTCCAGGTCTCCGGCACCCCCACCAGTCCAGTCGCAGAAAGCGTAACAGGCAGCAGAAGACTTctttctcctctgacactcACCCTCATCCAGGACCCTCATCCATCCTCCTCTCAGACGCCACCATGACTCCTTGGGGAGGGCTGGCTCTATCTGAGTCCTCCTTTAACTCAATTCCCAAAATACTTACTCCACGACCCTCTCCACCTCCACCCCCAGCCTCTCCTGTTCCCGAGCAAATACCGTCAGCTACCCCATATCATGGCAGGAGACAGGAAGAAGACAAAGACAGCTCAGGCTCAAGTTTTAACTCTCAAATTCCATCTCCACCTGTGGCAGTCATGCAAAACAGCGCAG GTGGAGCAGCTAAAGATTTGCAGTTGAGGCGGAGGGTGTTGCCTCAGTGTCGGCTTCCTCGTGCCCCCCGTCTCCCACCGCTTAACCAGGTCACTGACCTCAGTTTCTCTCGGAGCTTCACTTTCTCCTTCTTCGAGCTGCCGCTGCACCAGTCTCCTCGCTGGCGTGCCGAGCGCGTCAAAAACCTCTTATTGCTTTTGAAACAGATACACTATTGA